The DNA sequence TCTCTTTGCTCGCTCAATGGTCGTTGCACCAGATGTACTTTTATTGGATGAGCCTTTTTCGAATATCGATGAGTTTCTTAAGGCAACCTTATGCCATGAAATCTTTGAAATTTTTAAAGAGAACGAAATTTCATTAGTATTTGTCACTCATAATTTAAAAGAAGCTTACTCTTTAAGTGATCGAATTATGTATCTTAGTGGTGCTAAACTTCAAACTTATCAAAGGCCACAAGACTTCTATGATAGGCCTTTGTCAATTGATGCTGCTCGTTTTGGTGGGATGATTAACCTCGTTGCTGGCCCAATTGTTGAGAGAAATGGTGACAAAGTTGTTGTAAAAAACGATTTTGGACAATTTGAAGTTAAAGATAATCTCAAAACAAATAACCAATTTGTTTATTTGGCCTTTCGTCCAAAGTATTTAAAGTTGGCCGATGACAATGGTCATTTAAAAGGGCGAGTGAAGGCAATTATTAGACATGGTGAATATGACTTCGTTGAAGTAGCAACCATGAATGCTAAGGTTCTAAGGTTTCAATTGGCCGACTCATCTCAGGTGAGTGTTGGTACACAAGTTAAACTTACCATCGACTTTGAGAATGCTTTCCTACTGCCTGTTTAACTATTTTTTACCAAAACTTAATTATTAGCACATCATGTTTTCTCTTAGAATACTTACAACTATTGTCGTTGTGGTATCGTTGGAGGAAAGAAGATGAAATTATTAATTATCGGTTTTTGTATTTTACTTTCAATTCTTGCATTCGCTAGAGAGATTGATACCGATAAGAGTTTTCTAAAATGGCACGCAAGTAAAGTTGGTGGCCAACACTGGGGCCATGTCAAATTCTTAAAAGGAACAATTGAACACGATGATAAGGGTGAGCCTGTGAAAGGAAAATTCACTGTTCAGATGAATACTATTGATGTTCGTGATCTTGAAGGAGAGTGGAAGGATAAGTTACAAAACCATCTTCGTCAAAGTGACTTCTTTGAAATCGAAAAGTATCCAACAGCGACGATGGTAACGAAATCAATTACAAAAATTGCAAAAAATAAATATAAGGTTGTAGCAGACTTTAAGATAAAGCAAGTAACACGTCCTCTAACTTTTACTATGAATTACGATGGCAAGAATGCCACAGGAAAAGTTAGCTTCGATCGAACAAAATTTGGTATCAAGTATCGTTCAACTTTATTGGGCACTGTGGCAGATAAGGTTATTCACGACAAAGTTGATTTAGAATTTAATGTTCAATAAGCTGAAATAACATATTGAACTTGAACACATAGCGCAAGACTAAGTAATAGATGCACGTAAGTTTATTCTATGTTAAGTTTTGCGTATGAAAGCCGGAAAAATCGAAATCGCATTCTTTGAAAAAGATAAGTACTTATTCCCGATAAATCGTCGTAGCAAGAATCCTATTGTTGACTACAAGAATGAGCTAATTAAGAAGTCTATTGCGAAAGAATTAAATCTTAAGGTTAAAACAATCGATCTCAAAGACTATAAGAAGCCTAATTAGAATAGCCTTTTATCTTGGGGTACTTCAATAGTAACAAGATTACCACTTCGCCAAGGATCATCAAAAACAAGTTTAGATGCGATAAGGGCAAGACCTGTATCGTTCACATTTCCTTTTCCATAACGAGGATCACCCATTACTGGAAAACCTAGCTCTGTGAATTGAATTCTAATCTGGTGCTTACGCCCCGTGATTAGGTTGACTTCGACAAGGGCCGTCTTTTCAAGATACTTCTTAACTTCGTATTCTAAAATTGCGTTCTTCCCATCGATTACACTTTCAAGACGCTTGGCCTTCTCTGGCTTTCCTTTTACTTCTGCTTGATATGTTTTTTGAATTTTATGGTTTTTTATCTGTTGCGAAAAAGCACGTGCCGCTTTCTTAGTATAAGCAATCATCATAACACCGGCCGTTTCTTTATCAAGGCGGTGGATGAGAAATGGTTCACGTCCAGTGCGTTTGTGAATTTCTCTTATGATTGTGTATTCATCACCATACTTCGTACCTTGGCACAAAAGACCTGCTGGTTTGTAGTAAACTCCATAGTGGTGAGTTTCATGAAGACACTCAACAGTGCTCATGTCAAATTCTGCAATATTTGGATCAACGTAGAGCTTGATAGTTTGACCGCGCTTGATTTCATATTTGGCCTTTCTAATTCGCTCTGGCTTAGCGGACTTTGTCCAACAAGCACCTTGTTTCATAAGATTTTTGATTTTAATCTTTGATAGCTCTATTCCTGCTTTTGCACACTTTTCTGCAAGTAGGTCTGCTGCCGTTGTATCTGAATAGGCCTTTGCCGTTACACTAAATTTTTTCATAAGTTACTATCCATTAAAATAAGGACAACCGCTGCATCCACTTTGGCAACAGTCATTAATATCGGCTTCTTCATCAACTCTTAAGTTTGGTGAAACAAGTGATAGGGTGTAAGTCTTTACGCCGCGAACATTTCCAATTAGAGTGAAAAGTTCAGGACTTTGAATTGGTGTCTCCATTGTTCCTAAATTTAGAGATAGGGCCAAATGGTGAGCTATCGAGCGAGAATCACATAGAATATTGAACTGTGCCTCATTATTTAGAGTCACAAGGTATTTCTCTGCATATGATTCAATGATATATTCTTTCATAAATAATCCAAATCAACTAAGGTAGCGCCATGTTTTATGATTTCCCGATAAAATATCACGAACCTGTTTTTCGTCCTCCTTCTGAAGGGCGTTCTCTCCTTATACAACAAACCATTGGTTGCTCCAATAATAAATGTACATATTGCAATATGTATCGTTCTAAGACTTATAAAGAGAGAAACAGCGTTGAGGTTATCGAGGATATCAAGAAAGCGGCCGCTTATTATCGCCGCTTTGAAATGCGTCCCTCTAAAGTATTTTTATGTGATGGAGACGCGCTTGGTGCTCCAACCGAAGACCTTTATAGGAGTCTTTTGGCGATTCGTGAGGAGTTTGGAGATATTCGCGTGGGAGTCTACGCAACAGCTCAGAATATGCTAGATAAAACAGCAGAAGAGCTTCGCTACCTAAAAGAGGCAGGTCTTGGGATCGCATATCTTGGAATGGAATCAGGTTGTGACAAAGTTCTTCATATGACTGTTAAGGGAAATAGCGCCCAAGATATGATTGATGGCTCCAGAAGAGTGATGGATGCGGGGATGAAATTATCCATTATCGCCATGCTTGGACTAGGTGGTAAGAAGCATACTGAAACTCATGTAAGAGAGACGGCCCGAGTTCTATCTGAAATCTCACCGGATTATTTGTCATTTCTTACGACAATGGCGATTGAAGGGACTCCGTATTACCGAATGGTACAGCGTGGTCTTGAAATGCTGACTACGAAAGAGATTCTAGGGGAGATGCACGATATTTTATCTGGTGTTCAAACTTCTCGAGAAATTTTACTTAGGATTAATCACGTTTCGAATATGTACCCAATTGGAGGGAGCCTTCCTCAGGATCAGGCCACGATAATTCAACAGGTTAAGCAGTGGTTTGATGAAGCTCCTGAAGGAACATATCCACCAAAACCTTCACATATGTAGGAATTCGCAGTATAAATTGGCCATGACTCAACAACAATATAATATTGCATTTATCATTTTATCAGTTTTAGTATTTATCCTTTCAATGGGAGTGGGCTTCTTCTATATCAAGCTTAAGCAAGAGACGAAAAAGCGTATCGCGGAACATGACAAGATGGAAGCAAGGGAAAAAGAAAGACAGGCCTTTGTTCGCGACAGCCTTATCACAATTGCACGTGCTTTTGTCCAAAAACAATGTGAAGCAAGTGAGGCTTGTATTCGCTTAAGAATGCTTATTGATCGTGTAGACTTTGTTGAGAATGAAGAATACCCAATTATCTTTTCGATGTATGAGGAAATTAAGCACTTCCCAACTCATCAGGCCCGTAAAGAGTTATCAAAGCAAGAGCGCTTCTCGCAAGATAAGGAGCGATTTGCAATTGAAGATAAACACATGGATAATTTAACTATTGAATGCAATAAGCTAATAACAAATCTAATGGTTAATTAATGCAATACTATGTCCACAATCTTAATCCAATTGCTATCGACTTTTTGGGGATCAAGATTGCGTGGTATTGGCTGGCCTACTTCTTTGGCTATTTCTGGACACTCTATTTAGGAAAATATCTCATTAAAAGAGAAGAGCTAAGTGTCTCTTTTCTCCATTATTTAAATTACCTTTTTACTGGCTTCTTTGTCATGCTTGCCGGTGGAAAACTCTTTTATATCTTCTTCTATAACTTTAATTACTATGCTGCGGATTTAAAGCGCGTTCTGTATTTTTGGCAGGGTGGAATGAGCTTTCACGGTGCCCTTATTGGAGGCGCTCTTTGGACTTATTATTATGCTAGAAAACATGATCTTAAGTTCTTTGTCTTAACGGATATTATTCTTACAAGTGTTGGGCCAGCTATCATGTTTGGCCGCATTGCTAATTTTATAAATGGTGAGCTCGCTGGAAGAGTTTCTGATGTGCCTTGGGCCGTTATCTTTCCAAAATTATATGATTCTAATCCTCGCCATCCTTCACAGCTCTATGAAGCCGTTTTAGAAGGATTCGTTTTATTTCTTATTTTATTTACTTTGAAAAAGAATTTAAAAAGACCAGGTTTAAACTCTGGCCTTTTTCTTATCATTTATGGAATTGGTCGCTTCATTGTTGAATTCTTTCGAACTCCTGATCCTCAAATTGGGCTTTTCTTTAACCTCTTTTCCGTGGGGCAATTCTACTGTTTTGCGATGATACTCATTGGGCTGGCCATTATTTTTTTGCCTTCTCGTTTATCGCATTCTCGTACTGCTTAAGTAATTCTGGATCAACTTCTGTTGGTGTAATCTTACGAAAACTCTTGCGAGCATTAATCATATTCTCACACTTATGTACGGCACCGTCTCCTTCAACTGGAACGTTTTTACGCCCATCTTTCATCCAAGTAATTTCTTTTCCACAATAACGACATGATGCCATGAGTAACTCCCTGATTTTAAAGCAATTTAGAGTGTCAATTTTAGTGGTTTTGGGTTATTCTAACAACTATAAAAATAAACTGGAGTGCATAGTGTTAGATATCAAATTTATCAGAGAAAATGTTGATTTAATGAAGGATGTAATTGCGAACAAGCGAATTGGTCTTGATCTTGATGAGCTTCTTTCAATTGACTCTAAACTCTCTGAGTTAAAGACGAAACAACAGGATTTACAAGAGAAGAGGAATGCTCACTCGAAATTAATCCCAAAAGCATCTAACGAAGATAGACCAAAGCTTATTGCTGAAGGTAAAGAAATTGCCAACGAGCTTAAGGAAATGAATCCAGAAATTAGTGAACTTGAAGAAAAATTTAAGGCACTTATGTATGTTGTCCCAATGGTACCGTCTAAAGATGCACCAGTTGGAAAAGACGATAGTGAAAACGTTGTCAGTCGTGTTGAAGGTGAGAAACCAAATTTCTCATTTACGCCAAGACACCACGTTGAAATTTTAGAAATGAATGAATGGGCGGAGTTTAAGAATATCGCAAAAGTTTGTGGCTCACGCTCTTATTCTCTTAGAAATGATATGGTTCTTTTAGAGATGGCCATGCACCGTCTCGCTCTTGATATGCTAACGGAAAAAGGTTTCACATTAGTTTCATCGCCATCGATGGCAAGAGAGGATGCTCTTTATGGTACAGGTCACTTCCCAACAGGAAGAGAGGATGCTTACTATATTCCAGAGCATGATATCTATCTTTCAGGAACGGCAGAGGTTCAATTAAATAGTCTTCACGGCGGTGAGATCATTAATGAATCTGACCTTCCAATTCTATACGCAGGTTTCTCTCCATGTTTTAGAGGTGAAGCAGGAAGTTACGGTAAGGATGTAAAAGGCCTTATTCGAGTTCACCAATTTCAAAAAACAGAACAATTTGTTATTTGTAAAGGTGATGAAGCAGAGTCTGAAAAATGGCACAAGTCACTTCTAGAGGCTGCTGAAGAATTCTGTAAGGCGCTTGAACTTCCATATCAAATTCTTGAAGTATGTACAGGAGATATGGGTGCTGGAAAGTTTAGAATGTACGATATTGAGTGTTGGGTTCCAAGTGAAGAGAAGTATCGTGAAACTCACTCATGTTCAGCACTTCACGACTGGCAAGCTAGAAGAACAAATACTCGC is a window from the Bacteriovorax sp. BAL6_X genome containing:
- a CDS encoding ABC transporter ATP-binding protein, translating into MKVLAVKNLTYNFDQKSICQFDKISFDLKKGEVLTLLGPSGTGKTTLFNILTGKLQPLSGEVEKSEGLKIEMVSGVNNLNWDLTVFENIESHLLAHEPNADTNRVRDMIEIFGLEYKDHKKLDQLSAGQLQRLLFARSMVVAPDVLLLDEPFSNIDEFLKATLCHEIFEIFKENEISLVFVTHNLKEAYSLSDRIMYLSGAKLQTYQRPQDFYDRPLSIDAARFGGMINLVAGPIVERNGDKVVVKNDFGQFEVKDNLKTNNQFVYLAFRPKYLKLADDNGHLKGRVKAIIRHGEYDFVEVATMNAKVLRFQLADSSQVSVGTQVKLTIDFENAFLLPV
- a CDS encoding YceI family protein — encoded protein: MKLLIIGFCILLSILAFAREIDTDKSFLKWHASKVGGQHWGHVKFLKGTIEHDDKGEPVKGKFTVQMNTIDVRDLEGEWKDKLQNHLRQSDFFEIEKYPTATMVTKSITKIAKNKYKVVADFKIKQVTRPLTFTMNYDGKNATGKVSFDRTKFGIKYRSTLLGTVADKVIHDKVDLEFNVQ
- the serS gene encoding serine--tRNA ligase, which codes for MLDIKFIRENVDLMKDVIANKRIGLDLDELLSIDSKLSELKTKQQDLQEKRNAHSKLIPKASNEDRPKLIAEGKEIANELKEMNPEISELEEKFKALMYVVPMVPSKDAPVGKDDSENVVSRVEGEKPNFSFTPRHHVEILEMNEWAEFKNIAKVCGSRSYSLRNDMVLLEMAMHRLALDMLTEKGFTLVSSPSMAREDALYGTGHFPTGREDAYYIPEHDIYLSGTAEVQLNSLHGGEIINESDLPILYAGFSPCFRGEAGSYGKDVKGLIRVHQFQKTEQFVICKGDEAESEKWHKSLLEAAEEFCKALELPYQILEVCTGDMGAGKFRMYDIECWVPSEEKYRETHSCSALHDWQARRTNTRYRDADGNVKHVFTLNNTMVATPRILVPFIENHQQEDGSIYVPEKLRSYMGGKEVLKGRNRQ
- a CDS encoding radical SAM protein — protein: MFYDFPIKYHEPVFRPPSEGRSLLIQQTIGCSNNKCTYCNMYRSKTYKERNSVEVIEDIKKAAAYYRRFEMRPSKVFLCDGDALGAPTEDLYRSLLAIREEFGDIRVGVYATAQNMLDKTAEELRYLKEAGLGIAYLGMESGCDKVLHMTVKGNSAQDMIDGSRRVMDAGMKLSIIAMLGLGGKKHTETHVRETARVLSEISPDYLSFLTTMAIEGTPYYRMVQRGLEMLTTKEILGEMHDILSGVQTSREILLRINHVSNMYPIGGSLPQDQATIIQQVKQWFDEAPEGTYPPKPSHM
- a CDS encoding RluA family pseudouridine synthase; amino-acid sequence: MKKFSVTAKAYSDTTAADLLAEKCAKAGIELSKIKIKNLMKQGACWTKSAKPERIRKAKYEIKRGQTIKLYVDPNIAEFDMSTVECLHETHHYGVYYKPAGLLCQGTKYGDEYTIIREIHKRTGREPFLIHRLDKETAGVMMIAYTKKAARAFSQQIKNHKIQKTYQAEVKGKPEKAKRLESVIDGKNAILEYEVKKYLEKTALVEVNLITGRKHQIRIQFTELGFPVMGDPRYGKGNVNDTGLALIASKLVFDDPWRSGNLVTIEVPQDKRLF
- the lgt gene encoding prolipoprotein diacylglyceryl transferase — its product is MQYYVHNLNPIAIDFLGIKIAWYWLAYFFGYFWTLYLGKYLIKREELSVSFLHYLNYLFTGFFVMLAGGKLFYIFFYNFNYYAADLKRVLYFWQGGMSFHGALIGGALWTYYYARKHDLKFFVLTDIILTSVGPAIMFGRIANFINGELAGRVSDVPWAVIFPKLYDSNPRHPSQLYEAVLEGFVLFLILFTLKKNLKRPGLNSGLFLIIYGIGRFIVEFFRTPDPQIGLFFNLFSVGQFYCFAMILIGLAIIFLPSRLSHSRTA
- a CDS encoding DUF2489 domain-containing protein — encoded protein: MTQQQYNIAFIILSVLVFILSMGVGFFYIKLKQETKKRIAEHDKMEAREKERQAFVRDSLITIARAFVQKQCEASEACIRLRMLIDRVDFVENEEYPIIFSMYEEIKHFPTHQARKELSKQERFSQDKERFAIEDKHMDNLTIECNKLITNLMVN